The Styela clava chromosome 2, kaStyClav1.hap1.2, whole genome shotgun sequence genome contains a region encoding:
- the LOC120336768 gene encoding uncharacterized protein LOC120336768, whose product MMDHYCERPSADMNSHENYWTDIHAKKVRVNSVTVKRKIGRRRTSTDFNMCKTNKLYHNPNLMSIFWISFLVIHLCAFASTNAENFGIEIEPSQKLFDIDLEKLDDIDDFSSTPTRFDSFGTNSNIGGRNLHMFAVTGHVFNRSLAEELLKFDKGVMSEGDTLKVHFPTSQLPDYEWMVFREDSGLLQGVPLPRHEGVNNIYVTITHVNTPTKSSLTLPCTIEVVTEKAALGLRQELSHLPRLKIDTLYICPHHEPVAMATVVMEVDPSALSFTERLRCLLSLSSFLGVPCKDVTLLSPENSIKKESPFLSGPGNVPKFRTHRGDRDVSDLMTLSWPLGCSSDIIGDIPGLDKLETTAIDGSLAQAIGYGVVEWQIVNKIHQVNRVHRTKRQVGNADSPYPRRSNQGETEETELINPSGARSRVAVNMIRPSAVVGIPIMASKMVTPPLARTQKVVPPHTPYITKPSRSKTRAPPQVPTNEAPMMLFGMENVKAIEGTYMEFRIPQDTFIDQEEGMTRNLELQVMDLVTNKFIQNDGDFPLFDQGAQLIYGVPDENAPADREYMLAAKDSQGKSGSINFSIFVNHNVQKKPESHKYTFVFSDSPEFGENEMHSLYSSFGKKLSVALAKSENMPGVLSIIKSGKTKNGERFITWFDREFNDKLSCHSAGIGIKREANLMIGKDASTGKNKPAKEFAMKFKPEYRLKSIKIELLGPCEGHTTTTITTTTTMIPTTTTSIASTDDAIVEPTVTIPATLSFPTTTVTTTKSTTTQTSTMKPDMTTSKMGPRIEKSLPKLQTEVGKIVKFIIPPESFATVNSDELELRLDGGTPVWLGLEARTRTLYIMPTADDFASMDLHNSTHHMWKGGIIARNKEGVDSEALPLEIYVQEGTSDKDMKANHKFQLNIKNYEPTNFTSIDRIRLIELICDIFGDEDASSIYVWPLRKGSLLFSWHNTTLAYIDPCPFKKIAAIGSKLFAGNTFEPKVKERFKDNNFTVQNVNLSRPSWCELTPNTTPKDRTTAVNVAVAGNQGKSTTIIIIAVVVVCLVLLIIILVLKCRMGKKATAKKQEIKEKHDREEAAIAAGNPELLDTPRIKKGVPIIFQDEIAMEPNGNANASPSTPLIAHNHRGNGENRSPAIVDDDQIVHEETQFTSPVSQHPMTPPTPIMSGRPPPPYIKSR is encoded by the exons ATGATGGACCATTATTGTGAACGGCCATCTGCGGATATGAATTCACATGAAAATTACTGGACTGACATTCATGCAAAGAAAGTGAGAGTTAACAGTGTTACAGTTAAAAGAAAAATCGGTCGGAGAAGGACTTCTACAGATTTCAATATGTGTAAAACTAATAAACTTTATCATAACCCTAATTTAATGTCCATATTTTGGATAAGTTTTCTCGTGATTCACTTATGTGCCTTTGCTTCTACGAACGCTGAAAATTTTGGCATTGAAATTGAACCTAGTCAAAAACTTTTTGATATTGATCTTGAAAAGTTGGATGATATCGACGATTTCTCTTCGACGCCGACAAGATTTGATTCGTTCGgaacaaattcaaatattggcGGAAGAAACCTTCATATGTTTGCGGTGACGGGCCATGTTTTCAATCGGTCTTTGGCGGAAGAACTACTGAAGTTTGACAAAGGCGTGATGTCTGAAGGCGACACTTTGAAG GTTCACTTCCCGACTTCTCAGTTACCTGACTATGAATGGATGGTATTTCGTGAAGACTCTGGATTGTTACAGGGCGTTCCACTACCCAGACACGAAGGTGTTAACAATATATACGTTACCATCACTCATGTCAATACTCCTACAAAATCCAGTCTAACCCTCCCTTGCACAATTGAAGTAGTGACCGAAAAAGCGGCTCTCGGATTGCGGCAGGAATTGTCTCATCTTCCGAGGCTTAAAATCGACACCCTTTACATTTGTCCACATCATGAACCAGTAGCTATGGCCACAGTTGTTATGGAAGTAGATCCAAGTGCCTTGTCGTTCACCGAGAGGTTACGGTGTCTTTTAAGTCTTTCTAGTTTTCTTGGCGTCCCTTGTAAAGACGTGACGTTGCTTTCACCGGAAAACTCAATAAAGAAAGAGAGCCCTTTCCTGTCTGGACCTGGTAATGTACCAAAATTCCGAACACATAGAGGAGATCGTGACGTCAGCGATTTGATGACGTTGTCGTGGCCGTTGGGTTGCAGTTCTGACATCATCGGTGACATTCCCGGACTGGACAAGCTAGAAACGACAGCAATAGACGGTTCTCTGGCGCAAGCTATTGGATACGGCGTTGTAGAATGGcaaattgtgaataaaatacACCAAGTAAATCGAGTACACAGAACGAAACG GCAAGTCGGAAATGCTGACAGTCCATATCCAAGAAGATCTAACCAAGGAGAAACAGAAGAAACCGAATTGATCAACCCCAGCGGAGCGAGGTCAAGGGTCGCGGTCAACATGATCCGCCCCAGCGCAGTTGTTGGAATACCTATCATGGCTTCCAAAATGGTAACACCGCCGTTGGCCAGAACACAGAAAGTCGTACCACCCCATACTCCATATATAACCAAGCCTTCGCGATCCAAGACGCGTGCACCACCTCAAGTACCGACTAACGAGGCACCCATGATGTTGTTCGGTATGGAAAATGTTAAAGCAATAGAAGGAACGTACATGGAATTCAGAATTCCTCAGGATACGTTCATCGATCAAGAAGAAGGAATGACAAGAAATCTTGAATTGCAG GTAATGGATTTAGTAACCaacaaatttatacaaaatgatGGAGATTTTCCATTGTTTGACCAAGGAGCTCAACTAATATACGGTGTTCCGGATGAAAATGCTCC GGCCGATAGAGAATATATGCTTGCAGCTAAAGACAGTCAAGGAAAGTCTGGCTCGATAAATTTCTCGATTTTTGTCAACCACAATGTTCAGAAAAAACCAGAGAGTCATAAATATACATTTGTATTTTCTGATTCTCCTGAATTTGGCGAGAACGAAATGCATTCACTCTACAGTTCATTCGGCAAAAAACTTTCTGTCGCTCTTGCCAAAAGCGAAAATATGCCCGGAGTGTTATCGATAATCAAATCAGGGAAAACAAAGAACGGTGAAAGATTTATTACATGGTTCGATCGAGAATTCAATGACAAACTATCCTGTCATTCTGCTGGAATTGGAATTAAACGAGAAGCTAATTTAATGATTGGAAAGGATGCATCCACGGGCAAAAACAAACCAGCAAAAGAGTTCGCCATGAAGTTCAAACCTGAATATAGGTTAAAATCGATTAAAATTGAACTTCTTGGTCCATGTGAGGGACACACCACCACTACGATCACGACAACAACGACGATGATACCCACTACGACAACCTCAATTGCATCAACGGATGATGCTATTGTCGAGCCAACAGTAACAATACCGGCCACGTTGAGCTTTCCCACAACTACCGTTACCACCACTAAATCCACTACAACCCAAACGTCAACCATGAAACCAGATATGACAACTTCAAAAATGGGTCCACGTATTGAAAAATCCTTGCCAAAACTGCAAACCGAAGTTGGGAAAATAGTGAAGTTTATTATTCCGCCTGAGTCGTTTGCCACAGTCAATTCCGACGAGTTAGAACTCCGTTTGGACGGCGGCACGCCTGTATGGTTAGGTTTGGAAGCACGGACAAGGACGTTGTATATCATGCCAACTGCAGATGATTTCGCTTCCATGGATCTTCATAACAGCACTCATCATATGTGGAAAGGAGGAATAATCGCTCGTAATAAAGAAGGAGTTGACTCTGAGGCGTTACCACTAGAGATATATGTTCAGGAGGGAACGAGTGATAAAGATATGAAGGCGAATCACAAATTTCAGCTCAATATAAAGAATTATGAACCAACA AACTTTACTTCTATTGATCGAATTCGTCTAATTGAACTTATTTGCGACATATTTGGAGACGAAGACGCCAGCTCAATTTATGTTTGGCCATTACGTAAAGGATCTTTGCTTTTCTCGTGGCACAATACTACTCTTGCATACATTGATCCCTGTCCGTTCAAGAAGATAGCTGCAATAGGTAGCAAACTTTTTGCTGGAAATACTTTCGAACCCAAAGTTAAAGAAAG ATTTAAGGATAACAACTTCACAGTACAGAATGTTAACCTCAGCAGACCTTCTTGGTGCGAACTCACTCCGAATACAACGCCAAAAGACAGGACAACAGCTGTTAATGTGGCGGTGGCAGGAAATCAGGGAAAATCAACAACAATAATTATTATCGCAGTTGTTGTCGTctgcttagttttattaataatcATATTGGTTTTAAAATGTCGAATGGGAAAAAAAGCTACAGCGAAAAAGCAGGAAATAAAAGAGAAACACGACAGGGAAGAGGCAGCAATTGCTGCGGGAAATCCTGAGCTGTTGGACACGCCCCGAATCAAAAAGGGCGTTCCGATTATATTTCAGGATGAGATAGCGATGGAACCGAACGGCAACGCAAACGCATCACCATCCACGCCTCTCATAGCACATAATCACCGTGGAAACGGGGAAAACAGGTCTCCGGCAATCGTCGATGATGATCAGATAGTACACGAAGAAACGCAATTCACTTCTCCTGTTTCACAGCATCCCATGACACCGCCGACCCCTATCATGTCAGGCAGGCCGCCACCTCCATATATCAAGTCTCGTTGA